Proteins from a genomic interval of Anomalospiza imberbis isolate Cuckoo-Finch-1a 21T00152 chromosome 18, ASM3175350v1, whole genome shotgun sequence:
- the CFAP73 gene encoding cilia- and flagella-associated protein 73 isoform X1, with the protein MDSELEERLREAFRDKLRLLPAELHAARGRTVAARDPATLPPSTRVLLKRREVAEAERELQDQRQEFQQRMQRLAQRRQQLARRREQHRDAVLRFDSFLKAVAARRERALRRAGEERARAAAERAEAARLQRDLERLLRRRERLARRLRSLRPFGDYLQDVLATMGQPPPAAQFQDVPTMLVHFGVLAGVRAALAREAEAGQEQLAQDRARLQRYRQETSTQLLGTRNELARLHARLEAARQDVLQWESCWTRIQSTAIQKTLLLGQIKLAVLNLFQQTTAQLRIPTDRAQEDTKAQLDMLLLCMQALADICATGTHQQHHRSARLLQGQE; encoded by the exons ATGGACTCGGAGCTGGAGGAGCGGTTGCGAGAGGCTTTCCGGGACAAGCTGCGGCTGCT cccggcCGAGCTGCACGCAGCCCGTGGCAGGACGGTGGCAGCGCGGGACCCCGCCACGCTCCCGCCATCCACTCGTGTGCTCCTGAAGAGGCGGGAGGTGGCGGAGGCGGAGCGGGAGCTGCAGGACCAGCGGCAG GAGTTCCAGCAGCGCATGCAGCGCCTGGCGCAGCGCCGGCAGCAGCTGGCCCGGAGGCGAGAGCAGCACCGCGACGCCGTGCTCAGATTTGACTCCTTCCTCAAG GCGGTGGCGGCCCGGCGGGAGCGGGCGCTGCGCCGGGCGGGCGAGGAgcgggcgcgggcggcggcggagcgAGCTGAGGCCGCCCGGCTGCAGCGGGATCTGGAGCGGCTGCTGCGGCGCAGGGAGCGCCTGGCCCGGCGCCTGCGGAGCCTCCGGCCCTTCGGGGACTACCTGCAGGACGTGCTGGCCACGATGGGGCAG CCGCCTCCCGCTGCCCAGTTCCAGGACGTGCCGACCATGCTGGTGCATTTCGGGGTGCTCGCGGGGGTGcgggcagccctggcacgggAGGCAGAAGccgggcaggagcagctggccCAGGACAGGGCACGGCTCCAGCGGTACCGTCAGGAGACCAGCACCCAGCTCCTGGGCACCAGGAACGAGCTGGCCCGGCTCCACGCACGCCTGGAGGCTGCCCGCCAAGATGTGCTCCAGTGG GAGTCCTGCTGGACCCGCATCCAGAGCACAGCCATCCAGAAGaccctgctgctggggcagaTCAAGCTGGCTGTGCTGAACCTCTTCCAGCAAACCACTGCACAGCTCAGGATCCCCACAGACAGAGCCCAGGAGGACACCAAGGCCCAACTGGACATG ctgctgctctgcatgcAGGCCCTGGCTGACATCTGTGCCACTGGCACACACCAACAGCACCACAGGAGTGCCAGGCTGCTTCAGGGCCAGGAATAG
- the PEBP1 gene encoding phosphatidylethanolamine-binding protein 1: protein MPVDLAKWDGPLSLAEVEQKPAHPLRVKYGSVEIDELGKVLTPTQVQHRPTSIEWDGCDPQKLYTLVLTDPDAPSRKDPKFREWHHFLVTNMKGNNVGSGTVMSDYVGSGPPKGTGLHRYVWLVYEQPQQLACSEPVLSNRSGDKRGKFKVAAFRSKYGLGAPVAGTCYQAEWDDYVPKLYEQLSGK from the exons ATGCCGGTGGACCTGGCCAAGTGGGACGGGCCGCTGAGCCTCGCCGAGGTGGAGCAGAAGCCGGCGCACCCGCTGAGGGTTAAGTATGGCTCCGTGGAGATCGACGAGCTGGGCAAGGTGCTCACGCCCACTCAG GTCCAGCATCGCCCCACCAGCATCGAGTGGGACGGCTGCGATCCCCAGAAGCTTTACACCCTGGTTCTCACAGACCCTGATGCGCCCAGTCGAAAGGACCCAAAGTTCAG ggagtggCATCACTTCTTGGTGACCAACATGAAAGGCAACAACGTGGGCAGCGGGACCGTGATGTCGGATTATGTTGGCTCCGGGCCTCCCAAGGGAACAG GGCTGCACCGCTACGTGTGGCTGGTGTacgagcagccccagcagctggcCTGCAGCGAGCCCGTGCTGTCCAACCGCTCCGGGGACAAGCGCGGCAAGTTCAAGGTGGCCGCCTTCCGCAGCAAGTACGGGCTGGGGGCGCCGGTGGCGGGCACCTGCTACCAGGCCGAGTGGGACGACTACGTGCCCAAGCTCTACGAGCAGCTCTCGGGGAAGTAG
- the VSIG10 gene encoding LOW QUALITY PROTEIN: V-set and immunoglobulin domain-containing protein 10 (The sequence of the model RefSeq protein was modified relative to this genomic sequence to represent the inferred CDS: inserted 2 bases in 1 codon; deleted 1 base in 1 codon), giving the protein MAAAQSGGCEAAAGPAGRXQTPSRALAGGSPRPGTPALPRPLAGAAAGQHRPRGAWRRHSAMRRLGGMPPARLFLALCFWRLVPRREAAGTDEVVFGQVGGSILLLCRNVSKEATEVVWFQGDPHSFPPLFSSRVSFPPDVRFSLVDNSSLSITELRVQDEGNYTCREVLNKTDHEHRVQLLVANPPQATPKCWAESSSSGLMLQLFCSWPGGYPHPTLHWREEGQDLENSSWVISSTSSSDTHVETLNSSHLSHRKVFKCVGSHVVKQEQPACTVEIKLPSLESEPPQTCFVGDNVTLTCRVTESTPAARLSWLRDITQPEVEIQPGGRFLIAQEGNVSRLTIQNCSQGTDGGCYICKAQNPVGLRELFVCLTVKQPVNIVGVVGAVVVLSLLTVLTVTGVVLYYNPLLCLRGAAFRNADSGDVLVLVDSEDDEEGKGSEEALSSCTEHEAMALVGGSRAQAAHLNHLTEGDDDELHGGVSAQEVREERDTRLIASVPP; this is encoded by the exons atggcggccgccCAAAGCGGCGGTTGTGAGGCGGCGGCGGGACCCGCCGGACG ACAAACCCCATCCCGGGCCCTGGCGGGCGGGTCCCCCCGGCCGGGCACGCCCGCCCTCCCCAGGCCTCTCGccggggcggcggccgggcaGCACCGCCCCCGCGGGGCG TGGCGGCGGCACTCAGCCATGCGGCGCCTCGGCGGGATGCCGCCCGCGCGCCTCTTCCTCGCCCTCTGCTTCTGGAGGCTGGTGCCGCGCCGGGAGGCCGCAG GAACGGATGAAGTGGTCTTTGGGCAGGTGGGAGGAAGCATCCTGCTCCTGTGCCGCAACGTGTCCAAGGAAGCCACCGAGGTGGTCTGGTTCCAGGGGGATCCgcactccttccctcctctcttctcctcgAGGGTCTCCTTCCCCCCGGACGTCCGCTTTTCCCTGGTGGACAACAGCTCCCTGAGCATCACGGAGCTGCGTGTGCAGGACGAGGGCAACTACACCTGCAGGGAAGTGCTGAACAAGACGGACCATGAGCACAGGGTGCAGCTCCTGGTGGCCA ATCCACCACAGGCAACCCCAAAGTGCTGGGCTGAGAGCTCCTCGTCGGGGCTGATGCTGCAGCTGTTCTGCAGCTGGCCCGGGGGgtacccccaccccaccctgcACTGGAGAGAAGAGGGGCAAGATTTGGAGAACTCCAGCTGGGTCATCAGCTCCACCAGCTCCTCAGACACCCACGTGGAGACGCTGAACAGCTCCCACCTCTCCCACCGAAAAGTCTTCAAGTGTGTGGGCAGCCACGTGGTGAAGCAGGAGCAGCCTGCCTGCACTGTGGAGATAA AACTCCCTTCCCTGGAATCGGAGCCCCCGCAGACCTGCTTTGTGGGTGACAACGTGACCCTGACCTGCCGGGTGACTGAGAGCACCCCGGCAGCTCGGCTCAGCTGGCTCCGGGACATCACCCAGCCCGAGGTGGAGATCCAGCCTGGGGGGAGGTTCCTCATCGCCCAGGAGGGCAACGTGTCCCGGCTCACCATCCAGAACTGCTCCCAGGGCACTGACGGCGGCTGCTACATCTGCAAGGCCCAGAACCCCGTGGGGCTCAGGGAGCTCTTCGTCTGCCTCACGGTGAAGC AGCCGGTGAACATCGTTGGGGTCGTGGGTGCTGTGGTGGTCCTGTCCCTCCTGACTGTTCTCACCGTCACCGGGGTTGTGTTGTACTACAATCCCCTCTTGTGCCTCAGAG GTGCTGCGTTCAG GAATGCAGACTCAGGGGATGTCTTAGTGCTGGTGGACTCTGAAGATGAcgaggaggggaaggggagcgAGGAGGCCCTGAGCAGCTGCACTGAGCACGAGGCCATGGCGCTGGTCGGTGggagcagggcccaggctgCTCACCTGAACCACCTCACAGAAG GTGACGATGATGAGCTCCATGGTGGGGTCTCTGCACAGGAagtgagggaagagagagacACAAGGCTCATAGCTTCTGTCCCTCCTTGA
- the CFAP73 gene encoding cilia- and flagella-associated protein 73 isoform X2: protein MDSELEERLREAFRDKLRLLPAELHAARGRTVAARDPATLPPSTRVLLKRREVAEAERELQDQRQEFQQRMQRLAQRRQQLARRREQHRDAVLRFDSFLKAVAARRERALRRAGEERARAAAERAEAARLQRDLERLLRRRERLARRLRSLRPFGDYLQDVLATMGQFQDVPTMLVHFGVLAGVRAALAREAEAGQEQLAQDRARLQRYRQETSTQLLGTRNELARLHARLEAARQDVLQWESCWTRIQSTAIQKTLLLGQIKLAVLNLFQQTTAQLRIPTDRAQEDTKAQLDMLLLCMQALADICATGTHQQHHRSARLLQGQE, encoded by the exons ATGGACTCGGAGCTGGAGGAGCGGTTGCGAGAGGCTTTCCGGGACAAGCTGCGGCTGCT cccggcCGAGCTGCACGCAGCCCGTGGCAGGACGGTGGCAGCGCGGGACCCCGCCACGCTCCCGCCATCCACTCGTGTGCTCCTGAAGAGGCGGGAGGTGGCGGAGGCGGAGCGGGAGCTGCAGGACCAGCGGCAG GAGTTCCAGCAGCGCATGCAGCGCCTGGCGCAGCGCCGGCAGCAGCTGGCCCGGAGGCGAGAGCAGCACCGCGACGCCGTGCTCAGATTTGACTCCTTCCTCAAG GCGGTGGCGGCCCGGCGGGAGCGGGCGCTGCGCCGGGCGGGCGAGGAgcgggcgcgggcggcggcggagcgAGCTGAGGCCGCCCGGCTGCAGCGGGATCTGGAGCGGCTGCTGCGGCGCAGGGAGCGCCTGGCCCGGCGCCTGCGGAGCCTCCGGCCCTTCGGGGACTACCTGCAGGACGTGCTGGCCACGATGGGGCAG TTCCAGGACGTGCCGACCATGCTGGTGCATTTCGGGGTGCTCGCGGGGGTGcgggcagccctggcacgggAGGCAGAAGccgggcaggagcagctggccCAGGACAGGGCACGGCTCCAGCGGTACCGTCAGGAGACCAGCACCCAGCTCCTGGGCACCAGGAACGAGCTGGCCCGGCTCCACGCACGCCTGGAGGCTGCCCGCCAAGATGTGCTCCAGTGG GAGTCCTGCTGGACCCGCATCCAGAGCACAGCCATCCAGAAGaccctgctgctggggcagaTCAAGCTGGCTGTGCTGAACCTCTTCCAGCAAACCACTGCACAGCTCAGGATCCCCACAGACAGAGCCCAGGAGGACACCAAGGCCCAACTGGACATG ctgctgctctgcatgcAGGCCCTGGCTGACATCTGTGCCACTGGCACACACCAACAGCACCACAGGAGTGCCAGGCTGCTTCAGGGCCAGGAATAG